One window of Uloborus diversus isolate 005 chromosome 3, Udiv.v.3.1, whole genome shotgun sequence genomic DNA carries:
- the LOC129218776 gene encoding glutamate-gated chloride channel-like — translation MDGPALVRVNIYIRSISEIDDVRMEYSVQLTFREQWRDERLQFDDMGGQVRYLTLTDPERIWKPDLFFSNEKEGHFHNIIMPNVLLRIYPNGDVLYSIRISLVLSCPMDLKFYPLDKQTCSIVMASYGYTTEDLVFLWKEGDPVQVTKNLHLPRFTLERFFTDYCTSRTNTGEYSCLKVDLLFKREFSYYLIQIYIPCCMLVIVSWVSFWLDQNAIPARVSLGVTTLLTMATQTSGINASLPPVSYTKAIDVWTGVCLTFVFGALLEFALVNYASRSDAHKKSAKEQQKKQWELEHAALEADHLEDGATTFAMKPLVHHHGDLHAEKMRQCEVHMKSPKVNLCRRWMNRFPSRSKRIDVISRIFFPLMFALFNLVYWTTYLFREDRDE, via the exons GAGTACAGCGTTCAACTGACATTCCGTGAACAATGGCGGGATGAAAGGTTGCAGTTTGATGATATGGGTGGTCAAGTACGGTATTTGACCCTAACGGATCCCGAAAGAATCTGGAAACCAGATTTGTTCTTTTCTAACGAGAAAGAAGGTCATTTTCACAACATTATCATGCCCAACGTCCTTCTTCGGATATATCCAAACGGAGATGTCTTATACAGTATCCG aatatcTTTAGTGCTCTCTTGTCCTATGGACTTAAAATTCTACCCCTTGGATAAACAAACGTGCTCCATTGTTATGGCTAGTT acGGTTATACTACCGAAGatttagtttttctttggaaAGAAGGTGACCCAGTACAAGTGACTAAGAATCTTCACCTTCCCCGGTTTACTTTGGAAAGGTTCTTCACCGACTATTGTACAAGTCGGACAAATACAG GAGAATACAGCTGTTTGAAAGTGGATCTTCTCTTCAAACGAGAATTCAGCTACTATCTCATCCAAATCTACATTCCTTGCTGTATGTTGGTGATTGTATCCTGGGTGTCGTTCTGGCTGGACCAGAATGCTATTCCCGCACGTGTCTCTCTTGGAGTGACCACACTGCTTACCATGGCGACCCAAACGTCTGGTATCAATGCGTCCCTGCCACCTGTCTCTTACACCAAAGCCATTGACGTGTGGACAGGGGTTTGCCTGACCTTCGTGTTCGGTGCACTACTCGAGTTCGCGCTTGTCAACTACGCTTCTCGAAGCGACGCGCACAAGAAGAGTGCCAAAGAACAACAGAAGAAGCAGTGGGAGCTGGAACATGCAGCTCTGGAGGCTGACCATCTAGAAGATGGAGCGACAACTTTTGCTATG AAGCCCTTGGTGCACCATCACGGTGATCTGCACGCCGAGAAGATGCGCCAGTGCGAAGTGCACATGAAAAGTCCGAAAGTGAACCTGTGCAGAAGATGGATGAACAGATTCCCTTCCCGCTCCAAGCGTATCGACGTCATCTCGCGCATTTTCTTCCCCCTCATGTTCGCCCTCTTCAATCTCGTCTACTGGACCACCTACCTCTTCAGAGAGGACAGAGATGAGTAG